TCTTCTCCTTAGCTGAAGACACCACGTTACCTCAGGGATATGGAGACAGAATGGAGCGAATGTGGAGTTTTTATGGAGTTGGCATTGTGAGAGTGACTTTGACCCCGTGCTCTACATTGCTGATTGTCAGCGTTCCTTGATGGAGCTTCATCACTTGTTCGACAAAATTCAGGCCCAATCCGGTGCTTTTGACCCCATTGCTGCGCGCGAGTGAATAAAAGCGTTCGGTGAGGCGAGGCAGGGCGTAAGCCGGGATAGGTGGGCCACTATTGAAAATAGACAGCGCAAGCTGTCCCGGGCTTCGCTGGGCTTGCCATACAATCTCGCCCTGTGGGGCAACAAAGTCGAGGGCGTTGTCCATCAAGTTAAACAGCGCTTGCTGAAGCAAAAACGGATCACCAAGACAGGTGTCGTCGGGTGAGATGAGGCAGTCGCAACGAACCGCAAGATGACTTAACCGAGCGTCTGCGGAGGCCGTGACGTTAACCACCATGTCTCGCAAAGCGATTGACTCGACGCTCTCCAACGCGGGTTGCTTTTCAAGGCGAGCCAGCTCCAATAACTTGTCGATGAGGGACTGCATTCGTTCGCTTTCGCGTTCAATGTTGCGGGCAAAGCGGGTGACCCTGTCACCGTCAAGCGAGGTCTGTAAGATCTCACTGGCGCCCTTAATGGCCGACAACGGGCTTTTCAGTTCGTGAGTCAGCGTCTGTACATAGTCTTCAACGTACTGCTTGCCATCGAGTTGATTGCGCATTGTCTCCAAGGCATCACTCAGCGTGCCGTATTCATAAAAGACTCGAAAGGTGGGTTTCGGGATCTTGTCCCCCTGGCCCATTTTGGTCGCGTAGTCTTCGAGTTTATGCAAAGCGGTGTGAATACGCCAAGCGAACAACGCACCTGCGACCAAAACAAGGCCACTCATCCACACTAGCCAAAACCAAACATTGCGCTTGGACAAGTCGATGAAGGGCTGAACCGAACGATTGGACTTAGCCACGGTGACACTGCCAATGATCTGGCCATCTGAATAGATTGGCGCGGCAACGTGCATGACCGTGGAAGAGGGGTCATTGGGATCTTCGATGGTACTGCGTGCGCCATACTGGCCGCGCAAGGTTAGGTAAACGTCGTTCCATTGCGAGTAATCCTGACCAATATCTTGTTGCCACGAGTCAGCGATCACGATGCCATGCTGATCGGTAATGTAGATACGATGATTGATGGCTTTCTTACCAATTTCCCAAATGCGAGCTTGAGGTTCACGTTGACCGTAAGCGCGGAGTAGAGCCGCAAATCGACTTTGTGACAATTGGTGATTGGCGACGTCCTCTTCCGCCAGTACCGCCAACAAGTTGGCCATATCCACCAACGTCTCTTCGGTGGTTTGACGGACGGTGGGTTTGAGTTCTTGGATCACCGTTTGGCTGACGGTGTACGCGGTGATCCCGACCA
Above is a window of Vibrio tubiashii DNA encoding:
- the creC gene encoding two-component system sensor histidine kinase CreC; protein product: MRRWPRIPLGLRLFALYFILVGITAYTVSQTVIQELKPTVRQTTEETLVDMANLLAVLAEEDVANHQLSQSRFAALLRAYGQREPQARIWEIGKKAINHRIYITDQHGIVIADSWQQDIGQDYSQWNDVYLTLRGQYGARSTIEDPNDPSSTVMHVAAPIYSDGQIIGSVTVAKSNRSVQPFIDLSKRNVWFWLVWMSGLVLVAGALFAWRIHTALHKLEDYATKMGQGDKIPKPTFRVFYEYGTLSDALETMRNQLDGKQYVEDYVQTLTHELKSPLSAIKGASEILQTSLDGDRVTRFARNIERESERMQSLIDKLLELARLEKQPALESVESIALRDMVVNVTASADARLSHLAVRCDCLISPDDTCLGDPFLLQQALFNLMDNALDFVAPQGEIVWQAQRSPGQLALSIFNSGPPIPAYALPRLTERFYSLARSNGVKSTGLGLNFVEQVMKLHQGTLTISNVEHGVKVTLTMPTP